In the Malaya genurostris strain Urasoe2022 chromosome 1, Malgen_1.1, whole genome shotgun sequence genome, one interval contains:
- the LOC131425456 gene encoding uncharacterized protein LOC131425456 translates to MFSVVQTRKGRKFKPQLTVVPTTWVGNNCVFWPPNSLVSLSRDASSRPGQTWNAGKAKILASEETYEAAESMMTELEKLTDSEEAEVMETRYALPKKKDKFSTKCYQLIDEISECDIKNCTVSSEIPKLDPTYTLVANTLDSMQSISSAPMVTSSSTVVANLTGTIPVTEANIEGGVLSNGHQMPCKTDDEMCTYIQLDDGRSHERIGKNSYPA, encoded by the exons atgttttccgtAGTTCAAACGCGTAAGGGAAGAAAATTTAAACCGCAATTAACTGTTGTGCCAACTACGTGGGTAGGCAATAACTGTGTTTTCTGGCCACCAAATTCGCTTGTCTCTTTATCGAGAGATGCTTCATCCAGGCCAGGCCAGACATGGAATGCTGGCAAAGCAAAAATTTTGGCAAGTGAAGAAACGTATGAGGCGGCCGAATCGATGATGACTGAATTAGAAAAACTCACTGATTCGGAGGAAGCGGAAGTAATGGAAACCCGCTATGCTTTACCCAAAAAGAAagataaattttcaacaaaatgttatcaactaattgatgag ATATCTGAGTGTGATATTAAAAACTGTACTGTGTCGTCGGAAATTCCAAAGTTAGACCCCACATATACTCTAGTCGCCAACACATTAGATTCAATGCAATCGATATCATCTGCTCCAATGGTTACTTCTTCGAGCACTGTTGTTGCCAATCTCACTGGAACGATCCCGGTAACGGAAGCTAATATTGAAGGTGGAGTACTGAGTAATGGCCATCAAATGCCTTGCAAAACTGACGATGAAATGTGCACGTATATACAGCTGGATGATGGAAGATCCCATGAACGAATTGGCAAAAATTCATACCCGGCTTAA